A window from Limanda limanda chromosome 14, fLimLim1.1, whole genome shotgun sequence encodes these proteins:
- the zswim7 gene encoding zinc finger SWIM domain-containing protein 7 — protein sequence MSSLLPAVAEQLFRDIQRTYRDTSHIPDDLLIALKFVFGPCALQALDLVDQRSVTCLSSPSGRKAFQVIGASGRLYTCFVSCHFCPCPAFAYTVLRRNEGLLCKHILAAYLCQAMGVTQQESVSDQQMSMLLSGTAAP from the exons atgtcctCACTTCTCCCTGCAGTGGCTGAACAACTGTTCCGGGACATCCAGAGGACATACCGGGACACGTCTCACA ttccAGATGACCTGCTTATCGC GCTGAAGTTTGTCTTTGGTCCCTGTGCGTTACAGGCGTTGGACCTGGTTGACCAACGTTCagtcacctgtctgtcttctcCCAGTGGACGTAAGGCCTTCCAG GTAATCGGAGCCTCGGGGCGTTTATACACTTGCTTTGTTTCCTGTCACTTCTGCCCGTGTCCGGCCTTCGCCTACACTGTGCTCCGCAGAAACGAAGGTCTGCTG TGCAAACACATCCTGGCTGCCTACCTCTGTCAGGCCATGGGTGTGACTCAGCAGGAGAGTGTGTCTGATCAGCAGATGTCGATGCTGCTCAGCGGGACCGCAGCCCCCTGA